AGGCTTCTGTCAAATGTATCCCCGAGTTCTTATAGCAGGTGTTCGTGGTGGAGCAGGAAAAACAACTGTTACACTCGCAGTTATTTCAATTCTCAGAAAAAAGGGGCTGAAGGTTTTTACTTTTAAAAAAGGACCTGACTATATTGACAGTGGTTGGTTAAGTCTTTTTTCAGGAAATCCCTGTTATAATCTTGACACATTCATGATACCTCCTAACAAAATTCTTGAATCATTCACAGAAAGAGCAAAAGGAGATGTCTCTGTAATAGAAGGAAACAGAGGACTCTTTGATGGGCTTGATACAGAAGGCTCTGTAAGTTCTGCTGAACTTGCTAAGCTTTTAAAATGTCCAGTAATTTTAGTAGTTGACTGCACAAAAATAACCCGTTCAGTAGCTGCATTGATTAATGGGTTTATCACATTTGATAAAGAGGTTCAGATAAAAGGTGTCGTATTAAATCAAGTTGCCAATCCAAGACATGAAAAAATAATAAAAGAATCAATAAAGAAATACTGCTCTGTTGAAGTAGTCGGATCAATACCAAGATTTAAGGATTTAAAAATGCCTGAAAGACATATGGGGCTTTTACCCTATCAAGAACATGAAATGCAAAAAGAAGCAGAAGATTTCATAAACAGGGTCTCTGAATATTTAGATAAAGAAAAAATCTGGCAGATAGCAAAAAATGCTCAGGATATATCTGATATTCAGAAAAGTAATAAATTTAATATAAATGATGCTGGAATTAAAATCGGCGTTATAAGAGACAGAGTATTTCAGTTTTACTATGAAGAAAATCTTGAAGAATTAAAAAAATATGGGATGAAGCTCGTTTTCATTAATTCTCTTGAGGATAAAGCTCTTCCAGAAGTTGATACCTTATATATAGGAGGCGGTTTTCCTGAGACTAATGTTAAATTTCTTTGTAATAATCTTCCATTAATGAAAGACATAAAAGAAAAAGCAGAAAAAGGACTTCCCATATATGCTGAATGCGGTGGATTAATGTATTTATGTAAAAGCCTAATTACAGATGAAGGAGAATTCCCCATGGTGGGGGTCTTTCCATTTAGACTAAAGATGTTTAAAAAACCTCAGGCACATGGATATGTCATAGCTAAGGTAAATAGTAATAATCCTTTTTATGAAGAAGGAGTGGAGCTAAAAGGGCATGAGTTTCACTATTCAAAGGTGATAGACTATAATACTTTGCCTCACATGAGCTTTATTATGATGAGGGGCGAGGGAATCATAGAAAAAATGGACGGTGCCTGTTATAAAAATACACTTGGCACTTATGTTCATATTCATGCTCTTGGCTGTGATGATTGGGTAAAAGGTATCTTAAAAAGAGCTAAAATCTATAAGGAGTCAAAAAATGCCTAAAAGAGAATTGCCCACCTGTCTTTTTTGTGGAAGAGCAATAAATCCTCCTCAGGAAACTTTTACAGAAATAGGAGACGTAATATATGGGAAATGCGCCTGTGGTGCAATTTATGTATGCGAACCAACAGGTCATAATCAAGGAGATGCTCTGGTTGATGCCATGCTTCTTGCCTCTCCTGAAGGAATTGATAATGTTGAATTGGGAGTAAATTTTGAATTAAGAGAAAGAGACTATGACTTGAGAACTCATCAGTATGTTTATATGAAAACTTCACGTTTTAATGGAAGACTTTTTTTTATTAAAGCATTGACTGGAGGATTAAAGTCCGCTGTTCATGAAAAAATTAATATCAATAAAAAGGACTTTATATCCCTTCTTGAAAACTTAGATTTTGAAACAATTGAAAAAGCATCTTTACAAAATAAAAATATATTTGGATGGCTAATTTCTCTTTCTTATGATAAAGACAATCCCCTTTCATGGAAAGCAATAGAAGCAATGGGGCATGTAGCAAAAGCACATGTTTCTGCTCAAGATATAGAACCTCTCAGAAATACTATTAGAAAGCTTCTATGGTCAATGACCGATGAATCAGGTGGAATTGGATGGAGAGCTGCTGAGCTAATAGGCGAAATAATATATGCAGAGCCTTCACTTTTCAGTGATATAATACCAATACTGTGGTCACAAAGAGAGGAAGGAAGCTTTCTTGAAAGCGTTCTAAGAAGCATGATCAAACTTTCCAATAAAATCAATCTCAGTGATTATATAAAAATTAATAAAGAAGAATTAGAAAATCTTCTAATTCATGAAAATGATGAAATCAAGGCTCTTGCAGCAATTCTGATTAGCAAAATTAAAAGTCATATTCCTATTCCTGAGGATATTAAAAATATAATTTTATCAGTTTATACCAGAGGCAACATAATAAAACTTAAAACCTCTAAGGCTGAAAAATTTTTATAAAATTATAAACTAAATTTATTTGACTTTAAAACTCATTATACTTTAAAGTTGTTTTACTTTTTAAAATGCAAATATAACTTGAAGTTCTTTTTCTAAAGAAGTTAAAATATTTGCAAAAAAAACTAAAAGGAGGTTGGAAAATGCCTTACATTGAATTTAAGGGAAAGCAAATTGAGCTTGATGAGGATGGTTACATTCAGAATCTTGATGATTGGACACCAGAGCTTGCAGAGTATATGGCACAGCAAGATGGGCTTACATTAACTGAACAACATTGGGAAGTTATTAACTTCTTAAGAGACTATTATCAAAAATATCAAATTGCACCAATGATTAAAATTCTTGTTAAAGAAATGGCAAAGATGTTTGGACCTGACAAGGGTAATACAAAATATCTCTATGGATTATTCCCAGACGGACCAGCAAAGCAAGCCTGTAGATACGCTGGTCTTCCAAAACCAACAGGATGCGTATAATTTCTTTTATAAAGGGGCAGGAAACTGCCCCTTTTTTTCTACC
The Thermodesulfovibrio yellowstonii DSM 11347 DNA segment above includes these coding regions:
- a CDS encoding cobyrinate a,c-diamide synthase yields the protein MYPRVLIAGVRGGAGKTTVTLAVISILRKKGLKVFTFKKGPDYIDSGWLSLFSGNPCYNLDTFMIPPNKILESFTERAKGDVSVIEGNRGLFDGLDTEGSVSSAELAKLLKCPVILVVDCTKITRSVAALINGFITFDKEVQIKGVVLNQVANPRHEKIIKESIKKYCSVEVVGSIPRFKDLKMPERHMGLLPYQEHEMQKEAEDFINRVSEYLDKEKIWQIAKNAQDISDIQKSNKFNINDAGIKIGVIRDRVFQFYYEENLEELKKYGMKLVFINSLEDKALPEVDTLYIGGGFPETNVKFLCNNLPLMKDIKEKAEKGLPIYAECGGLMYLCKSLITDEGEFPMVGVFPFRLKMFKKPQAHGYVIAKVNSNNPFYEEGVELKGHEFHYSKVIDYNTLPHMSFIMMRGEGIIEKMDGACYKNTLGTYVHIHALGCDDWVKGILKRAKIYKESKNA
- a CDS encoding DVU0298 family protein is translated as MPKRELPTCLFCGRAINPPQETFTEIGDVIYGKCACGAIYVCEPTGHNQGDALVDAMLLASPEGIDNVELGVNFELRERDYDLRTHQYVYMKTSRFNGRLFFIKALTGGLKSAVHEKININKKDFISLLENLDFETIEKASLQNKNIFGWLISLSYDKDNPLSWKAIEAMGHVAKAHVSAQDIEPLRNTIRKLLWSMTDESGGIGWRAAELIGEIIYAEPSLFSDIIPILWSQREEGSFLESVLRSMIKLSNKINLSDYIKINKEELENLLIHENDEIKALAAILISKIKSHIPIPEDIKNIILSVYTRGNIIKLKTSKAEKFL
- a CDS encoding TusE/DsrC/DsvC family sulfur relay protein; this translates as MPYIEFKGKQIELDEDGYIQNLDDWTPELAEYMAQQDGLTLTEQHWEVINFLRDYYQKYQIAPMIKILVKEMAKMFGPDKGNTKYLYGLFPDGPAKQACRYAGLPKPTGCV